TAGGAGGTTTATGAGCATTGCGTCGATCTTTACCGAGTTtttcccaccaagctgcagctccaccTTTTAATTTATAAGCTACCAGTTTAACTTGAGAAGATTCAGGAACTTCCATGAAAGTGAAAAAGGAATcgacttcataaaaccaatccagCAAGTCTTCAATATGTAAACCACCATGAAAACTAGGTATATCAGCCTTCAACTTATATTCTGGTAACGTTCCATAAATATTCATACCAGATTTTAATCGTTTTTCATCAACCCATTGTTGCTCTTTGAGTTCTTCAGCTTTGTCATCTTCATCATAGTTGAGGGGTACGGTAATCTTTTTTTTGTTAACATAACCTTCCAAGGGTTCCTTGTGGTAAAGGGTATGGGAAATATTCTCAGGAATATTATCATTCTGAGTAAAAAAAGGTTTATCTTtttgtgtttcatcttcttctttttcgccAGAGCTTTGGTCCCCTTCTGTATCATCGGTTAATTTAGGCATCACCAAGTCACTAAAATCAGCATGTTTCCATAATTTGTCTAAACAATCTCCATGCATAGCAAGTGTAGATTTTATAGAATTTGTACCTGAATCAAGCTTGGTAGCAAACTTGGTTTCTAAGGAACTATAAGACGTTTCAATTTTGTTGCCGAGCTTGGTTTCAAGTGCTGCGCTGAGCTTGGTTTCAAGTGTTGTGAGAATGGCATCAATTTCAGTTGGTGTTAACTTGTCTCCCATTGTAACGAAAGGTAGGTGggtgaaaatttagggttttgaattgttgCGGAAGTTGTTGaaaggatctgtttctagataaaaatctaaaaactctgtatctgataccaactagtgtagcacagaacaggggtaacagggataggtttgagtttcgtcagaaacttaatagaaaactgattctaggatcaagattctaagacaaaagattgataaacaaacttgataataatattgataataagatgtgtcttataaacaagagttccagcctttatatagacttacatgaacagattaaaggaaagagtttgacgaaaactagaaaaggaaatacttgTGAAACAAACTAACTTAAACTGACGTAATGGATCAACAatcatagttgatccaaaaacATGAGGTCAATTGTTTACAGTTGATCCAGAAGATagggatcaacaatcattgttgatacagagaaagatgtactacatcagaaACGTTCACTATACTTGCGCTTAACAACACACGCGATTAATACCTACGCCCCACTATATGTTCATTTGGTCTGGGTTGACGActacatttggtctcaaaccctagttttccgGACCAAATATAACTATGATCCTCTCCACTACGCTTCACTTTAGGactaaatttgggtatagtctccaaatttggtcgtgactgtggttgctctgagTCCATTTATCAGGAAAAAACTTTACCAATGCCAATATCAGGAGAATTTACCAGTGGTATATCATTTtaccaaaaatcaaattttttgagAACAGAACGATATGCGGATCACGCTTACGTCTAAACTATGTTGGTTCATTACTCATATGGAGTATAAATTTTGCAGCGAAACGGCAAGTCGGCAGGCACATCGCGCAGTACTATATatactataataaagaaaagggTCTTTTCAACGTACCGACAGGAAATGACCACCGTACCCCTCCGTTTTTTCTTTGATTAATCAGCTGCGACTGAAAGCAATACAATCCCTTTGTGTTTTTGTTTACTTAGCTGCAACTGAGTCTGAATGAACGCATTCCTGTTCTTGATTATTCAGTTGAATCTCATCAGATTTTGGTACGTCTGAAGAATCGAGGGCAATTTTCTGATCTTTCGTTCCAAAAAGCCATCGAATTCTTATCCCAAATAAAACCCAAAAATCTTCGCCTCTTATAATCACCATACTCTTTCCCTAAATTAACCATAATACTCTTTCCCCAAATCAAAATTTTTATAATGATCGAACCATAGTTGTTGTATTCAGCCCAGCTTTTGCAGCCAAAGATGAAATTTTAGGGACTAAAGAAGAGGGTTTGTAGCCGAAGAAGAAATTTCAGGGTGACGGACGAATAACAGTGATTCTGAAATTAATAGTTGAACAACACTATGATTTCAGCTTACAAAACATTAATCAGCTGAGATTTGGATTTCAGCGTCACCTACAAAGTATTCCATATTTCAGAAGGCAGGTTTGCACAAATTCACCCTTTTTCCTGCTTCATTGGTACCCCATTGTTATACCTTTCAGTTGTTTGACAGAATTCCTAGGACACAAAATCTACATTCTCAACCTAATACTACATGATTTCTACTTCAACTTTTGTTTGATTATGGTTGTTCAATGTTCTCATATACTTTGACTAGGAGAGTGGCATGCGCGAAATATTTCACACCTCTTTTTGCCCCTTCATTGGTTTTGCAATGGCTTTTGTATATGGAGTTAATATGATAACGAAAAACAAAAAATGTGTGTACTGTACCAATTGCATACTGCAATTTAGATTTCACTATTTGTAATTAAACTAATAATGTACTACAGCTGTTTGCAATGATGTCAACTTTTGCTACATTGCGGTCCGGATCCAAATTTTCACTGTGAAACGCGTATGCAGTATATCCATCCCCTGTACCCACCTGCAGGAATACTTTCAGTATTCTCTGATGTTAATGTCTTCTTGCACTTTGTTGGCAGCGGTAGAAATTTACTGTTGTAATGGTTTGTAACAGCTAAGCAGCTGGTTCATGGGGGAATTTccatttgttttttatgaatttcatgactaaggagaagaagaaaatgttACAGGTGCTCTGCTTCCAAAACCATACATGTATATCACATGCACCGTCAGGCAGTATATTTTTAAATTTATATCCCTTGATCGACAAAATTCCTATGAGATAAAATTTGAATGGCTTAATGATTCTCACATGATTTAACATTTGAATAGATCATAGATCAACAGTGCATTCTATGAGCTCCTCCTGTGTCTTAAGCTAACTTATAACTTTTAACAAGGTAGAaaggggattttttttttaaaataccaTGTTTTGGCGTTCGATCGGCTGTGATCGTTCCCTGGCTAATTTTATCGTTGTGAAGTACTAATTCCAAATATATGGATGAGGAAACATCCATGAAGTTGATAAGTTTATGCTGCTATACTTCTGAAAtctaacaaaagttgaaaatataAAAGATGTTTGTTTATTTCCTATCCAATGTTGCTGATCATTAATGACCTTTAAACAACTGAATTATATACATCAGTATTGCTTTTTTTTACATTCTCATATGCTGATCGAATGCCAATTCGGCAGGTGCATCGCACGTGCGTATTTACTAGATATATGAAAGATTTCATCTATTGTGATTTGAATATATGTTCTCGCTCAATTCATAATTCTAGGTTAAGGATTTCCTTCTTTCGAAATGATTCGTAGAATTGGATCTTGAAACCCTTAATAACATTTCGTGAACTAATGGGGTTTTTCTTTTTTCCAGGAACATCTTACTCTTTATTATCTATTGAGATTGGCAGTTTGGGGGAATTGGACAAGGTGTATCCTAAAATTAGTTCTTGTTTTCCCCAACTAAGAGAAACCATAACGTTTTAGGCTTTTAGCTCACATATACTAGCAGACCAAGTCCTCACCAGCACCACCTATTAGATACTGAGCATGGTGGATGTAAATTTTGGGAGAGAAATTATGGAGGTCGATTCTTCTTCTGAGGGCTCCTTTGGTTCTGGCAGGCACTTGGAATCAACAGCGACTCAGGTGAAATTTGGCTCATATGCTTATTATAGTGTTAAAAATTTGCAGTCATATTACTTTGATACTTACTTATACATGTGGTTGGAAGGAAGATGGTGGATGGAACGATTAACAGTAGTCCACGTATGGAGATAACTCCAAGTGTTGGTAGTCCACAACTAGATGTGGATCCAGGGGTTGATAGTCCGCAACTAGTAGAGATGACATCGATAACTGAACCAGATTCCCAATCGATAGCTGTTGATTTGACACCTTTTTTTGTCACCAATCAGGTACTGATCTTGCCAACTAACTTCTTATGAGATATTTATATACACATTTGTCCCTGACATACTGACATAAAAGGTAGGTCACTAACATTTTGCTGTGCATAGGTGTTTGACTCACGCGAAGCCATAATAGAGTGGTGTCAAGAGGTCGGAAAGAAGAACAACACAGTACTTGTGATCTCACACTCAAAGAGAACACTAAAAGGAAAGGGGTCAAGAATTACACTTGGATGTGAAAGAAGTGGTTGGTATACGGACCATAAGAAAAAGAGTTTAAACCCAAACCTCCTGAGCCAAGGAAAAGAAAGAGCAGAACTAGAAAGTGTGGTTGTCCTTTTCAATTGAAATGCGATTGGGTAGAAGGAAATAAGTGGACTCTTCGTGTAGTGTGTGGACGTCATAATCACGAATTATCAGACACACTGACTGGGCATGCATATGCTGGTAGGTTGAAGGAGGAAGAGAAGCAATTGGTACTTCATTTGACAGCAACTGGTGTTCCACCACAACAGGTACTTATAGCACTTAAAGAGAAGAGCAAAGAAAATTATTCGACTTTGAAAACAATATACAATGTAAAGGCCAAACATCGGAAGAGTCAGGTTGAAGGTAAGTCTGCAATGCAACAAGTGATGGAATTATTGGCTCAATACCATTATGTAAAAAGCATAGAAGTAATGAAGAAACAAACGAGGTAAGAGATATATTCTGGGTTCATCCAGAATCGATGTTATTGGCCAAATGTTTCCCATCGGTTTTAATGATTGATTCCACATGCAAGACTAATAGATTTAAGAAGCCGCTCATTCATATTGTAGGGATTTCTTCAACAGGGAAACTCTTCACAGTTGCATTTGCCTTTATGGAGGCGGGCACAGAACAACATTATATTTGGGCTTTGACGCAGTTGAAATGGATGTATATGCCAAATACATTGCCATCTTTATTTGTCACAGATAGAGAGAGTGCATTGGTAAATGCAATTGATATTGTATTTCCGAGATCAAGTAGGCTGCTTTCCACGTGGCACTTAAATCAGCAGGTGCAGGCCAACTGTGAGAAGGCTTTTGAAGATATTGAAGAGTGGGAACAGTTTCTCACTGATTGGAATCATGTTTGGCAAGCTGAGACGATGGATGAATGTGGCGATGCTTATGCTGATTTTGCAACAAAATGGGCACCAAAATACCCATCATGCATCATATACTTGCGTGATACATGGCTGATACAGAAAGAAAAATTTGCTTTGGCGTGGACAAATAAGATCAAACACTTCGGCAACACTACGACAAAGGCTGACAAAGAGCATGAAAACCTAAGGAAGTATCTAGTTTCTGCTGTAGACAGTTATAATACTTGTTGGAAAGCAATGCACAACATGATAAAAGATGAAATTGCTCAAATTAAATTCTCTTTCGAGCTGAGTCTTACCACATTGAATCAAGAACATTTGTCACCTGCTTtggaggagttgaggaaccatGTATCTCATAAGGCTTTGGAGCTTGTATTGTTTGAAATTCATTGTTCAGAAAACCTTGGCAACGAAGAGTCCTCGTGCAGGTGTTTCCTCCACTCTATACACGGACTTCCTTGTGCACATGAGTTGGTAAAATATGTTCCTCAGGGTAAGGCTATCCCTCTGTCAAACATTGACTCACACTGGAAGCAACTTTCAATTGTTCCGACACAAGAGCTATATAATGGATTTGATGTCCTACCGGAATTTCAATTGTTGAAACAGAAATGGATACAAGCAGTGGAACCCAGACGTTCCTTACTGTTAAGAAAGATAAAGGACATTGCAACATTCAAAACCCGGAATTAAGCATTTCAAACGAGTTGTTTGCTTGAGCATGAAATGCGTGGGTGTCATAATATCAGTCAATGTACTCTCGAGATTAGGCTTTCTTACTGGCTTCTTCCAGTTGCTTCTTTTGTATTAGCTTTTACCTTAGTTcaatttataaaattatttccAATCATAATTTCCCAAGATTACTTCTTGTGTTGCGCTTCATCCATAAAAATGATATGCATATACTATGAAAGCAAAAACTTACTGTTCGTTCAGGATAGGTCATAAACtgtggttcttttttttttttttttgtcttttctgTCTGTTAATTAATATGATTGTTGAAGAAGGGTGTGGGTCTTGAAGCTCTTGCTGAGTGGTTGCAGGCCAAGAGTTTCTCTTTTCCCAGTAGCCTTGATTTGATGCTTGAAGGTATTTTTGCTCAACTACTCTCTCTCTCTGTGTTGTACTTTTTACATGATTTCATGTAAAATCTCAGTTTCTTTTAGTTTCACTTTCAATTATTTCTCAAAGTATACTAGTTTGTACTGCAATAAAATCTGAAGAATGCATAGTCTATCTGATTTTAACCAGTTAAATATgatttacttttcttattttaGTAATTTATTTCATCCATCAGCATCAGTGGTTGGGTAACTTGCGGTTATTGTGTTATAGTGTGGTCTTAGTGTGTTATGGTGCATGTCAGGCTGTTTAGTGTTATAGTTGTAGGCCCTACAAATAGAAGTACTTTAAAACGAAGGGGAAGGGTAGAAGTCGTAGGTAatcaaatatatttataaatGTATATATTGTTGTTATTTTGTCTTCTATTTCAGTGCAAGAAAACCATATTGCACCCTGCACGAAATAGTTGGCCTCGAGGGCTGAAGGAATTTGCCGGAGGGAGAGATCTGGATAAACATATATTCATGGATTATCATATATTATTCATCAGTTGTTTAATATGATAGAAAGAAAAAGGTCTGTTTCTTAGTAAAATCTGAACCGAGGTGCAGTCTAAAATTTGTTGGAATGTGTGTTGAGAAGCCGTGTATAGTTCTTTGCTTGTGTTTGGTTGATCTGAAACGTTATGCAAGTTGTTTAGCCAGGCGGATTGGATTCCCAATTTCTTTGATTTGTGGTTTAATATTTTTGTTGTTTGACTTTAGGTTTGCCCCTTGATATATGGATAGAGAATATAGCATTGCAAAATGAAAGGGTAGTTTCTTTGGGTGAGGTTAGAGAAATGTTAGGTAGTTCATCTTAACATTAATTGTATGTATATTAACACGCAACTACTGCTTTCTATACATTGACATCATAGATTTTCTTCTTAACACACCCTGTTAAGAAACAAAGAATACTACCAAGTCCTGTACAATGAAGAAACAAAAGGAAAGAGAAACATAGCCTGACAAGAGGTAActgaatctctttttttttttttttttgatcagacaGCTGgaattagtgctggtatgatcgattgttaAATATCATTTTGATATTGCTTGAAGTTGACAgctacaattttattttatttttgatcagACAGTTGggattagtgctggtatgatcgattgctaaaTATCattttgaatattgcttgaaactGACAGCTACAAGGCCCCTGTTGATATTTCTCACCAAGCCTTTCCAGGAAACAAGAAGGTAGCTGATGCTGCTCTCGAAAAGGAAACCTTGCAGGCCAATATTATTTTGATCTACGGAAACCCTCAGAATCATCTCCCTAGCAACAGTTGGTGTgggatgcttaaaaaaaaaaaaaacagttggtGTGTGATGATGTTGCACTTTACTCCAGTTGGTGGATCTACTGAAACCCTCAGAAGTAACAGTTGGTGTGGGATGATGTTGCACTTCACTAGAGTTGGTGTGGAGGTTTTGGTTTCTTTCTTACTGGTCTTCGTCCCTACTTCTGTATGAAAACCTTATTTCGGTTGCAATATAGATTTTATGGTGTACAAGGTCTTTGACCCAAAACACTGACTACGTGATGCAGATTCAGAAATCTCCACTTTCTGTACCCATGAGTACCACTTTCACGCAAAGCCATTAAAGCCATTAATAAGAATACCAGACACAACTGTAAAATCCAGTCCAAGTTGAAACCTAAAATCATGTATATTCGGGGATTACGAAACATCAGACCTAAAGCATTGTTCTTTAACGTACACGGCCAAATATCCGatgaaaaagaaaatccttaGTGCCTCTTTTTGCCGTGCTTCCTACCTCCTTTCTTCTTTCCACCACCTTGCTTTTTCTTTCCTTTGTCACTAGTACCAGTACCAAAATTCAACGCTTGTGGCCGACTTGGCCGATTTTCCATGCTTCTTGAAGAATTATTGTGCAATAGATGCTTCACGTGCAATACACCATTTTTGAAATACCCATCAGTTGACCTCAGTACACTATCCTCCGCCTTTCGCTTCCCTGGGGCTCTATTACTAGAACTTGATTTGTTCCCCCCAAAACGACCGAGAACCATATCCTAAATTAGCAACAATTAACTATCAGCAAAACCTCCAAATTTGAACTAAATAGTAAAGATACTAtgttaaagaaataaaaaaatcgcAAACAAGCAATAGAAATCTTCAACAACCTCTTGTAGCGTTTTCTGTTGTCTTTCCTTTTGTTTCTTCATTGTGACTCTTGCAAGACTCAGTGGTACTCTTTGCTTCTTAACAGGCTGTTATTTAAGAAGAAAATCAACAATACTTCAATATAAGAAGAGTTAGAGGCTTGGTAAATGTATAATATCCAAGACGAACCATCTGTGTAGTTTTCTTACCTTCCCACCGAGAGAAACTACCCTTTCATTTTGCAAAGCCTTCTTTTCTTTCCATGTCATATGGGAGGAACCTACAATAAAACAACACATGAGTGATCAAACCAAAAATTGAAGCAATTTGGGGATCAAGTTCTAACTGGCCAAGTATAGACAGTATATTTGTTTTTA
The sequence above is a segment of the Papaver somniferum cultivar HN1 unplaced genomic scaffold, ASM357369v1 unplaced-scaffold_125, whole genome shotgun sequence genome. Coding sequences within it:
- the LOC113331497 gene encoding uncharacterized protein LOC113331497 — encoded protein: MGSKKTTDLEALAERLQEQGFSSLSTLDLKLLGSSHMTWKEKKALQNERVVSLGGKPVKKQRVPLSLARVTMKKQKERQQKTLQEDMVLGRFGGNKSSSSNRAPGKRKAEDSVLRSTDGYFKNGVLHVKHLLHNNSSRSMENRPSRPQALNFGTGTSDKGKKKQGGGKKKGGRKHGKKRH
- the LOC113331443 gene encoding PKS-NRPS hybrid synthetase CHGG_01239-like isoform X1, which codes for MLLAKCFPSVLMIDSTCKTNRFKKPLIHIVGISSTGKLFTVAFAFMEAGTEQHYIWALTQLKWMYMPNTLPSLFVTDRESALVNAIDIVFPRSSRLLSTWHLNQQVQANCEKAFEDIEEWEQFLTDWNHVWQAETMDECGDAYADFATKWAPKYPSCIIYLRDTWLIQKEKFALAWTNKIKHFGNTTTKADKEHENLRKYLVSAVDSYNTCWKAMHNMIKDEIAQIKFSFELSLTTLNQEHLSPALEELRNHVSHKALELVLFEIHCSENLGNEESSCRCFLHSIHGLPCAHELVKYVPQGKAIPLSNIDSHWKQLSIVPTQELYNGFDVLPEFQLLKQKWIQAVEPRRSLLLRKIKDIATFKTRN
- the LOC113331443 gene encoding uncharacterized protein LOC113331443 isoform X2: MVDVNFGREIMEVDSSSEGSFGSGRHLESTATQMVDGTINSSPRMEITPSVGSPQLDVDPGVDSPQLVEMTSITEPDSQSIAVDLTPFFVTNQVFDSREAIIEWCQEVGKKNNTVLVISHSKRTLKGKGSRITLGCERSGWYTDHKKKSLNPNLLSQGKERAELESVVVLFN